In the Sphingobacterium sp. PCS056 genome, GATTACTATTTTTAGTGAGGATGATCGTCCATTCTCCTTGAGTAGGAATGGTTAAGATACCATATGTACCAGCAGGAACTTTATTTCCTTCTATTGTAACTTCTTCTTCGAATTTAATAACAGGAATGTTGTTTGCTCCAGTCCTCCAAACTTCATTATAAGGAACTAAACCACCGAATATAACACGTCCATTAATATTTGGTCTTTGATAAGAAAGTGATAGATTTTTAATTCCTAATCCTTGTGTGATGGAAGTAGTGCTACTAGCTTGTGGTAGTTTTACTTGAGCAAAAGAAGTCGAAGATAGACTAAATGTAAGTAAAGTTGCTGCACACAGTGTTAAAATAGATTTTTTCATTCTGAAAATGTTTAATTTTCACTAAAATACTGGTAAATAATCAGAATAAAGAATTTTTGATTTTAAAAAACAAAGACCGTTAAAATGATTTTATCGGTCTTTGTTTCATCGTTCTATAAGCTGTTTAATATTGCTTTAGCTTCTTTAATTTGCTTCGGAATTGCGTTTTGAATAATATTTTTATTCGTAAATCCTGCAATTGCTTTATTTAATTTTTCTAATTGAGCAGGGGTTAATTGATCTCTTAAAATTCTTATTTTTTCAGCATCTTGAATACCTTCAATTAACTTTTCAAAACGAATAGATGTCATGTTGTTCGGATATACAAAATAAGTGTCGCCACCTAACCAGGTTCCATAACGAGTGTCTTGATTCGGATTTGTATTCCAACAGTCAAATGCCCATCTTAAGTAGCCATCAAAACCCCTTTGCACACTGTGCCAAGCTAACCAAGTTGCTTCTTGATAACCAGAATTGGTAAATGTATTTGGGAAAATTTCAGAACAACAAGTATAGACAGTTGTTTTGTATCCTTTGTCTTTACGTGCTTTTAAAACTTCTGGAGCCATATCTTCTCCTAAGGTGATACTATAATCTGCAAAATTATCTGAAATCTCTGGATGATATGCACCTGCAAGGGATGATTTGAACTGTGGATCAGCTTCTTTAATGATTGCTATTGCGCGTTTCATATCTTCAAGTGGTCTTTCATCCATTGCGATTGTAGTCCATTCAAAATATCCTTTTTGTTTTAGGTGCCTTGCAAAATCTTTTAATAAGGGTAACCAGTGTTCTCTATATTTTGGATCATCTGTTTTAACTTTGAGAATTTGGTAATTACCCGATGTTTCATCAAAATATTGAAAATTCATATTCCATGGAATCATACTATAACAATTGATATATTCTGAAATACCAATTTCACGCATGAAACTTACCCATTTATCAAAAATGCTATAATCGTATGACCAAGAACCATCCCTCTTTTTTGTCCATTTGATCATAGCTTGGTATTTATCATAAGTTTGTCCGTTCCAAGGGTCATTGATGATACTTGCAGTGATGTTTTTTTGGCCAGCGTCCCGTAACCTTTCATAATATGGTTTCATGGCATTGAAGTGTGCTGAAGACCATAGCTCGACTTTATGTTGTCTCGCAATAGAGTAAGGGTTTTGCCAAAGATCTAAGTGATACGCCCAATTTTTTGCTTCTGGAAGTACATGTGTCAATACTTCTACTGTGTAGGGAATGGTTGTATTATAATTTGTACCTTTTAGTGTAATTGAACCTTTATAGATTCCCGCCGCTGCGTCACGAGGAACTTGGATACTTAACCAGAGGGGTCTGGTTGTATTTTTATCATATTCAAAAGTTGATTGATTGGTAATACGGTCTGCAACTAAAGCCGAATCTAATACCTGGCTAATACCACAACCATTTTTTAGATCTCCTGCTAAATCTGTCATCACATATGAAATATATCCAATGGCAATATCTTTTGTTCCGATTTCTTGCGCTTCATTATTTCTTAATGGTGAAGAACTCACTTCAATTTTATCATGATTTTGGTTGCTCCAAAAAACCAGTTGTGTATGCACTTTTTCGCCCTTCCAAGCTTTTGTATTCCATGATTTACTCCATGTTTCAACCGTAGGCGGGTTTGTTTTAGAATAACTGTAATTAGCTGTGCTAAAAGCGAAATTACTTTTCTCTTTTAAATTGTTCCACTTTTCAGTTGTTTGAGGAGCTTTAGGGTCTTTTAACTCATTTATTCTTTGGGAATAGCCCAGTTGGGCATAAATGAATAGACCAAATAGTAAACAATAAAACGATTTTTTCATATTTAGGGTATAAGAAAATAGCGATTATTTTCAAGAAATAATCGCTATTTGATTGTAATTAGTATTTTTTATTTCTGCCCGACTCTGTGACCTTTAGTTGCAAAGTATAAGATGTATAGATAAGCAGGAACCATGGCATAAAGAAATGCATGTTGAAAATCAACATGTAAATTGTCTTTTAAATAACCATATATCAAAGGCCAAATAGCTCCACCTGCAATACCCATAATCATAATCGCAGAACCTGTTTTAGTGAAACGACCTAGACCTTTAATACCAAGTGGAAAAATTGCTGGCCACATCAATGAATTGGCAATACCTAATAAGGCTACAAATATAAAGGATGTAATTCCTGTAGTAAATACGGAAATAACGGTAAATAAAATACCCACCATGGTACAGATACGTAGTGCTAATTGTTGAGAAACAAATTTTGGTATAGCAATAATACCAACAATATAACCTAACAGCATGCAGCCCAACGTAAATGTCGTCGCATAGGTAACTAATGCTCCATGAATATTCAATTCTCTCGCATAAACGCCAATAATATCACCCGCCATTACTTCTACTGCAACACAGAAAAATATAGCTAATGAACCTAGGAATAAATGTGGGAATTGGAATACGCTTGTTTTCTTCTCTTTGATAACAACAGCACCGTGTTCATCTGTATGTTCTTCTTCTGCGTTAACATCTACTTCTGGTAAATGTGTTATTTTAATAACGATAGCAAATAGAACAAATATGACTGCTAGTGTGATATAAGGGGTATGGACACGTTGTAGTAAAGAATCTAAGATGGCATTTTTTGCGTCCATATCAACCGCAGCTTCTAGTTTTGCTGTGACTGCAGAGGAATCTTTTAAGAATAGAGTTCCGAAAATTAAGGGAACAATGATACCTGCTGATTTGTTGAAGAAACCAGCAATTGATATTCTTTGCGCTGCGCTATCAATTGGGCCAATGATACTTAAATAGGGGTTTACAGCAGTTTGAAGTAATGCCATTGCTGAACCTTGAACAAAAATACCTGTTAAGAATAGAATATAGCTTCTGCTATCAGCTGCTGGTATAAAAATTAGAGAGCCTACGCCAAGAAGAACTAAACTAAGAACAAGACCATTTTTGAAGCCAATTTTTTTCAAAATCCAAGAACTTGGGATTGCTAAAAAGAAGTAAGCGATGTAAGAAGCAAATGTTACAAAAAAGGCTTGTAAATCTGTTTCTAAATTACAGGCAATCTTTAAGAATGGGATAAGAGTTCCATTTGCCCAAGTGACAAATCCTAAAATGAAGAATAAGGCGCAACACATTGCCATGGGGCGAAATGCTGTTTTTCCTGAATTTGGTTGAGAATTCATTTTTTTAGTATCAATTAATTGTTTTTTTAGATTAAAAATTAGAAAATGTTGATTTTTTTTTGTCTCTATTCAAAATGTGCTTACACAATCGATTGATATTGGTTTATAATAAAAAATCAATTCTTTTCATTACAAGACTAATTAAATAAATTCAATATTGGAAATAAAAAAGGGGGATTTTGAGATTATTTAGTAATATTTTTAATAGAAAAAGGGAGTTTCATGCCTAGTACGAACCTCCCTTTTTTAAAACCGTATTAGCAAACCAAATTCAGTTGGTTTTCTTTATACGAAGACAACTGAAGAAGCCATTTGTTTTTAAAATAAAATTATTTTGGTATAATGGCAACCGTTAATCTGGATATACAATTGAGATTTCCAGATTCATCTGAGATGCGGACATCCCAGATATGTGTTTGCTTTCCAATATGTACAGCAGTACAAACAGCTGTCACGAATCCTGTTGCTACAGGACGTAAATGATTGGCATTAATTTCGAGTCCAACTCCCTTTTGTACATTTGGGTCAAGAATTAGATTAGAAGCGATACTACCGATAGATTCTGCCAATACTACAGAAGCTCCTCCATGTAAAATTCCAAATGGTTGTCTTGTCTTATTATTGACAGGCATTGTTGCTGTAATTGAATTATCGTCAATCGCTACAGCCTTAATTTCAAGCAAGCCTGTCATATATTGATCAAGGATGCTATTTATTTGTTCAGTGCTGTAATTCTGAAACCAGATCATGGACATTGTTGGAATTAAAATAACGTTCTTGAATGATGATACGATGGTGATTCAAATGTCCTGCAATAACATATAATAAAGCTTTGACACTTGTTAGTCTTTCTGATGCCATTCCTTTTCTTTCCAATTCCGGTTCACTGAAATTTTCAAAAAGAAACATATTTGCTTTTCTGAGATGTACAAATTCTTTACTCAAGGAGGCTAATGTACGTTCGCCATATCTGGAGTTTTGGATAAAATACTCTTGATCATATCCTAAAAGTTCTTTCATATCATTTCGAGAAAACCTCAGAGCACGATAAGCCATGATCCGTTCGTTATCCAAAATATGTCCAATAACTTCTTTGATTGACCATTTATCTTCAGCATAACGATAATCGCCTTTTTCTTCGGGTATGGTATCGAGGAACGCTGGAAAAGATAAAATTTGCTCTTCCAGTACTTCCATGACATCGCCAACTACGGTCTCAATGTACGTGGAATACACCGCTGGGTATTCATCAGATTTCAGTGGGTTCATATGTTAGATTACTTTTTAATATTATTCTAAATGTTGTTCCTTTACCAATTTCAGAATCTTTTACAAAAATATGTCCTTGGTGATAATGTACCATTCTTTTGGTTAGACTCAGCCCCAATCCCCACCCACGTTTACGGGTAGTGAAACCTGGTTGAAATACCGTTTCAAAATTTGATCTTGGAATTCCTTTGCCGGTATCACTAATGTCAATAAAAATTTCCTCTTTCGCAATATTTTCGGATATTTTAACAGTTATTTTACCTTCTGATGCAATTGCATTAACTGCATTTTTTAATAAATTTTCAATAATCCAATCAAAAAGAGGAATATTGAGCTTTGCTTCGACATGTTTATCTCCTACAAGCTCGAAGATAATTTTGTCACTTGTTCTAACTTTAAAATACCGAATGTAGGATGCAATCACTTCATATACATTCGCATTGTGAAGAACAGGTGTTGACCCAATTTTAGAAAACCGATCTGCAACGATTTCGAGTCGCTTGATGTCATTTTCCATTTCGTTTAGGGTTTCATCGTTCTCCGCATCAAATTTTAATTTGATCAATTCTACCCAACCCATTAAGGAAGATATTGGAGTCCCTAATTGATGAGCGGCTTCTTTGGTTAATCCCACCCAAACGAGATTTTGTTCTGATTTTCGAATAGAATTGAATACAGTATAACCAATTATCAGAAAAATGGCTATTAACGATAGTTGAATATAAGGAAATACTCTGAGCTGTTGAAGAAACCACGAATCTTTGTAATACACCATCCATTTCGCTCCATTATCTAATTTTAAAATAATGGGAGCATGGCTTTTTTTCATAAAGTTCAATTGCTTCTCAAAATAGTGAGGATCATACTCCAAATGATGATTTGTACTGTCTTTGCTAGTGGTTTTAATGTTAGTTTTAGTGGAATCTAAATCTCTCCAGAAAACAATATTTTCTTTTTCATCTGTGATGATTGCTGGCACAGCCAGGCTATCTCTTACAGAATAGACAAACGTAATAAATTCATCGTCCACATCAGGCATTGTCATAATGCTTTTTGTACTCATAGCCCACACCTCTGCTTTTGTACGCTCTACTTTAGATAGATTTTTGACCAGATAATTGGTATACAAAAGAGAGGCCGCCGCAATAATTGCGGCGAATATAAGTAAGAAAAATTTCCAACGTTGTTGATTGTATTGATACGGATTCATATAAGCCAATGAGGAATCTTGTTTTTGCAAATTAAGGAATTAATTGAAATTAATCTTTGTCGACAACATATATCTAATGATAAACTGTTAGTTTTATTATTTTATTGTGGTTATCAATGTTATAGTTTCATTGAAATGAAAATTTTGTGGTAATTTTGTGTCATGAGTTCTGAAAGAAAAGTAAGGGTGCGCTTTGCACCAAGTCCTACAGGTGGGTTACACCTTGGAGGAGTTCGTACAGCTTTATTTAATTATTTGTACGCACGCAAACATCAAGGTGATTTTATTTTGCGTGTTGAAGATACAGACCAGACACGTTTTGTTGCTGGAGCAGAAGAATATATTAATGAGTGCTTAGCTTGGTGTGGTTTGACACCAGATGAGAGTCCATTAAAAGGAGGACCTTTTGGACCGTATCGTCAAAGTGAACGTAAACCTTCTTATCGTCAATTTGCTGAGCAATTAATCGAGAAAGGATATGCCTATTATGCCTTTGATACAGCAGCGGAGCTCGAGGAACAACGGAAAGATCAACCAAATTTTCGCTATAGCCAAGAGAATAGATTAAATTTAAGAAACTCATTAAGCCTATCGAACGAGGAAACTCAGGAGTTGCTATCAGCAGGTATTCCACATACTATTCGTATTAAAGTTCCTACGGATGAAACAGTTTCTTTTACAGATATGATTCGTGGTCAAGTGAGTTTTGATACAAATCTGATTGATGATAAGGTACTATTAAAAGCTGATGGTATGCCTACCTATCACTTAGCAGTTGTTGTTGATGATAAAGCAATGGAGATTTCCCATGTTTTTCGTGGCGAAGAATGGTTGCCTTCCGCTCCAATACATATTCTGCTTTGGGAATATTTAGGATGGAATGAATACATGCCCAAATGGGCACATTTACCCCTAATTTTAAAACCTGATGGAAATGGTAAATTGAGTAAACGCGATGGAGATCGATTAGGGTTCCCAGTGTATGCCATGAATTGGAAAGATGCTCAATCTGATACAGTGACAAAAGGATTTCGCGAAATGGGATTTTTACCAGAAGCTTTTGTCAACATGTTGGGAGTACTTGGATGGAACGATGGAACTGAGCAGGAACTTTTCTCATTAGAGGAATTGATTGAAAAGTTCTCGGTTGAGCGTATAAGCAAAGCTGGGGCTAAATTTGACTTTGAAAAAGCTAAATGGTTCAATCATGAATGGATTAAGAAAACATCAAATGAAGCTTTACTACCGCAGATTAAAGATGTATTGGCAACACATCAAGTTGAAAATGTTTCGGATCACTATATTTCCGAAGTTTTGAGCATCGTAAAAGAACGCTTAACCTTTATTTCTGATTTTTGGGAGCAAGCATCATTTTTCTTTATACAGCCTGATAATTATGATTTAACAGCTGTCAAGCCGAAGTGGTCTGTGGAGAAAACGACTTTCTTTCAAGAAGTTAATGTCGAATTTTCTAAATTTGACTCTTGGGATGCTTCAGTTTTGGAGACATTCTTTAAAGGGGCAATTCAAGCTTCAGGGATGAAAATGGGGGAATTGATGATGCCTTTCCGGATTATGTTGGTAGGAGGTAAATTTGGACCAGATGTATTTCAAATTGTTTCATTGTTAGGAAAAGAAGAGGTTATTGCTCGTGTTGATAAAGCGCTAATAGCTTTTTCTGCAGAGTAATAGATCTTATATAAATTAAAAGCAGGGAGCCCTATGCAATGCATAGGGCTCCCTGCTTTAGATATTAGCCGAGAAGCTCTTGTATGTCTTCTGCGGATAGTGATTTGATAAAACTTTCTTCAGTCGTGATTAGACTTTGAGCAATAGAACGCTTTCTATTTTGCATCGCAAGTATTTTTTCTTCAACAGTATCTTTAGATATGAATTTATAGATAAAAACATTCTTGGTTTGTCCAATACGATGGGATCTATCTACAGCTTGTTGTTCAACAGCTGGGTTCCACCAAGGATCAAGAATAAATACATAATCGGCTTCAATAAGATTGAGACCAACACCACCTGCTTTGATTGATATTAAAAAGAGTTTGGTATCTTTATCTTCTCTAAATTGACTTACAGCTTCATCTCTATTTTTAGTACTTCCATCTAAATATGCGTAATTGATATTCTTTTTATCAAAATAGCTTCTGAAAATATTCAATTGTTTTACAAACTGAGAAAATATTAACACTTTATTGCCATTTTGCAACACTTTTTCCAGTGTTTCAATGACCGTGTCAAATTTTCCTGAATTGCCGGTATAATCTTGATCAACCATCTTAGGATGGTTGGCCAGTTGTCGTAATTTGATTAAACCTTGTAATAGCGCAATTTGATTAGATTTTGCTTTTCCTGTAAGTTGATTATCTAAAATTGCATTGCGATACTCGGATTTTATTTTTTCATACAGTTCATGCTGTTTTTCAGACATTTCACAGTAGAGTACTTGCTCCGTTTTCGGCGGTAATTCTGTTGCAACCTGATCTTTAGTTCGACGTAAGATAAATGGTTTGACGATCGTTTGGAGTCTTTTTGCCTTCTCTTCATCTTTCTTTTTTTCGATAGGCTGAACAAATTCTTTTTGAAAATAGTTGTAACTACCCAAAAGACCTGGATTTGTAAAATGCATCTGTGTCCATAGATCAGAAACGGAGTTTTCTACAGGAGTTCCGCTTAACGCGAGTTTATGTTGACTTTTTAAGCTTTTAATTGCCTTAAAAGATTTTGATGTTGGGTTTTTTATATTTTGACTTTCATCTAGAATGATGTAGTTAAAATAAAATTGACTTAAGAATTCCTCATCAATACGGGTAATGCCATAGGTGGTAATGACCAAATCATAAGAGGTGAGTAATTCTGGGTTTTTTATTCTATTATTACCAGTATGTAGATATATCTGTAAATCTGGAGCAAATTTGTTTGCCTCATTTTGCCAGTTATAAATAAGTGAGGTCGGTAAAATTAATAGTGAAGTTTTAACAGCATGATCTGTTGTCAGGATTTCTTTTTGACGCTGTAATAGGGCTAATGTCTGAACAGTTTTCCCTAGACCCATATCATCTGCAAGGCATCCCCCAAATTTATATTGTTGCAGAAAATTAAACCAATTGTATCCAGCTTGTTGATAAGGACGCAATTGCCCTAAGAAATTTTTGGGTAGAGGTGCATTCGCAATTTCTTCAAATTCAGCTAACTTTTTTAATTTGCGACTGAAGGTAAGTTCGGTATGCTCATTAATTTCCAATAAAAGACCAAGATGAATTTTATTTAATTTTAATTCATTTTTATCTTTAGAAAATTGAAACAAGTGATTGTATTGTGCAAACCACTCTTCGGGGATCATCGCTATTTCTCCGTTTGGTAAAGTAAATTCTTTAATATTATGAAGAATATGATGTCTCAATTGAATAAAAGGAATTTCAAAAGGACCAAATTTTGCAATTGCTTTAATATCAAACCAGTCGTTGTCTTCATTGATTGAAATATCAATAGAGGTCTGACCAATGAAAAACCTCTTTTCAGCTAGATCTTGTATAATTTCAAACCCTTTCTCTTTCAAAACCGTATCATTTTGACTTATCCAGTCAAAAATAGACGATCGCTTTCCCAGTATTTCTTTTGGTATTAAATCATTCGAATATTGGTGGGTTCTCTCTAGCCCAAGATCAGTTATAATCTGCGCTTGTTTTTCTTCCCAGACAACAGATCGCTTGATACGGTGAAAGGTATAAAGATCTTGTTCTTCATTGTACTCCATTCGTACATTGACTTTATTATCTTTACCTGAAGAAAATATATACGGACCATATTGAAATTGTAACTGTACATGATAATCACCTTCTTCATGATAATTTAACTTCAATATTGGATTGGCATTATGTTGATGGTTTTTTATTTCAAAACCCTCCGCGTAGACGTGATACTTTTCTATCAAGCTACAGACAAATGTTTCAAAATATTTTTTCTCTGTACTGCGTGATACGGATATGAATCTTTTGTTTAAAAATGGACTCAGTTTCTTTCCCTCTAATTGTTGATCGAAGTGGAATAGTGTATTGTTCAGTAGCATCCAAGCTTGTTCATTGACGATTACCTGGGCATTCTTGAACATGAACTCCATGCGATGGTCTTCATACTTAATGGTTGGAAAGTATCGTGTTTCTTCTTCAGTTCTTCTAAAATGAAAAAGAACTGAAGCAGGCTGCGAAGCAATCTGAACTTTTTGATCAGCAGGATAACCATCTTTACTCATTAAGAAGATCGGTTTTTCTCCTACAATTTCAAAAAATTGAATAAGTACCTGATCAATTTTTGTTCTCAAGACTTCATACAGATTTTTGTCAAATACCTTTGAGAAGAAATCAACGGGTCTAATAACTTTGTTATGATGCTTTTTGATGAGGCTAGTTTGCTCGATCTGGTCAAGTAATCGAATTAATTTATAGTCCAATTCCTCAACAGCTTGAGCATATTCATTTACCGTATTGCTAAATACGCGTTTATATCGAAGTGAATAAGATCCATTGGGATTTAACTTGACCGCATGCGGTTCAATTAAATAACCCAAATAGGGATGTTCACAGATGGAATAAACAATTCGGTATGATGAAGATAACTTTGTTTGTTGCATTAAATATATTCGTACCCTCTAAAAAGGTTTCTAATATACAGATTAATCTATATGATGTGGCTAATATTTGTTAATAATTTATACTGAATGGGCATAAACAGCGATTTTGTTTATGCCCATTCAGTGATATTGATTTTGATGCAGTTACAATTATAATCCTCGAATTAAATTGTTCCCTCAAAAACAAATGTTGCAGGGCCTTTTAAGTAAACTTCGGTAAAAGTGAAATCTTCTTTAAAAAATGAGATGTATAATTGTCCTCCTAACACGCGAATGGGTATGGTTATCTGTCCATTTCTATTTTCATGTAAT is a window encoding:
- a CDS encoding sugar MFS transporter, whose product is MNSQPNSGKTAFRPMAMCCALFFILGFVTWANGTLIPFLKIACNLETDLQAFFVTFASYIAYFFLAIPSSWILKKIGFKNGLVLSLVLLGVGSLIFIPAADSRSYILFLTGIFVQGSAMALLQTAVNPYLSIIGPIDSAAQRISIAGFFNKSAGIIVPLIFGTLFLKDSSAVTAKLEAAVDMDAKNAILDSLLQRVHTPYITLAVIFVLFAIVIKITHLPEVDVNAEEEHTDEHGAVVIKEKKTSVFQFPHLFLGSLAIFFCVAVEVMAGDIIGVYARELNIHGALVTYATTFTLGCMLLGYIVGIIAIPKFVSQQLALRICTMVGILFTVISVFTTGITSFIFVALLGIANSLMWPAIFPLGIKGLGRFTKTGSAIMIMGIAGGAIWPLIYGYLKDNLHVDFQHAFLYAMVPAYLYILYFATKGHRVGQK
- the gltX gene encoding glutamate--tRNA ligase, encoding MSSERKVRVRFAPSPTGGLHLGGVRTALFNYLYARKHQGDFILRVEDTDQTRFVAGAEEYINECLAWCGLTPDESPLKGGPFGPYRQSERKPSYRQFAEQLIEKGYAYYAFDTAAELEEQRKDQPNFRYSQENRLNLRNSLSLSNEETQELLSAGIPHTIRIKVPTDETVSFTDMIRGQVSFDTNLIDDKVLLKADGMPTYHLAVVVDDKAMEISHVFRGEEWLPSAPIHILLWEYLGWNEYMPKWAHLPLILKPDGNGKLSKRDGDRLGFPVYAMNWKDAQSDTVTKGFREMGFLPEAFVNMLGVLGWNDGTEQELFSLEELIEKFSVERISKAGAKFDFEKAKWFNHEWIKKTSNEALLPQIKDVLATHQVENVSDHYISEVLSIVKERLTFISDFWEQASFFFIQPDNYDLTAVKPKWSVEKTTFFQEVNVEFSKFDSWDASVLETFFKGAIQASGMKMGELMMPFRIMLVGGKFGPDVFQIVSLLGKEEVIARVDKALIAFSAE
- a CDS encoding DEAD/DEAH box helicase: MQQTKLSSSYRIVYSICEHPYLGYLIEPHAVKLNPNGSYSLRYKRVFSNTVNEYAQAVEELDYKLIRLLDQIEQTSLIKKHHNKVIRPVDFFSKVFDKNLYEVLRTKIDQVLIQFFEIVGEKPIFLMSKDGYPADQKVQIASQPASVLFHFRRTEEETRYFPTIKYEDHRMEFMFKNAQVIVNEQAWMLLNNTLFHFDQQLEGKKLSPFLNKRFISVSRSTEKKYFETFVCSLIEKYHVYAEGFEIKNHQHNANPILKLNYHEEGDYHVQLQFQYGPYIFSSGKDNKVNVRMEYNEEQDLYTFHRIKRSVVWEEKQAQIITDLGLERTHQYSNDLIPKEILGKRSSIFDWISQNDTVLKEKGFEIIQDLAEKRFFIGQTSIDISINEDNDWFDIKAIAKFGPFEIPFIQLRHHILHNIKEFTLPNGEIAMIPEEWFAQYNHLFQFSKDKNELKLNKIHLGLLLEINEHTELTFSRKLKKLAEFEEIANAPLPKNFLGQLRPYQQAGYNWFNFLQQYKFGGCLADDMGLGKTVQTLALLQRQKEILTTDHAVKTSLLILPTSLIYNWQNEANKFAPDLQIYLHTGNNRIKNPELLTSYDLVITTYGITRIDEEFLSQFYFNYIILDESQNIKNPTSKSFKAIKSLKSQHKLALSGTPVENSVSDLWTQMHFTNPGLLGSYNYFQKEFVQPIEKKKDEEKAKRLQTIVKPFILRRTKDQVATELPPKTEQVLYCEMSEKQHELYEKIKSEYRNAILDNQLTGKAKSNQIALLQGLIKLRQLANHPKMVDQDYTGNSGKFDTVIETLEKVLQNGNKVLIFSQFVKQLNIFRSYFDKKNINYAYLDGSTKNRDEAVSQFREDKDTKLFLISIKAGGVGLNLIEADYVFILDPWWNPAVEQQAVDRSHRIGQTKNVFIYKFISKDTVEEKILAMQNRKRSIAQSLITTEESFIKSLSAEDIQELLG
- a CDS encoding sensor histidine kinase, coding for MNPYQYNQQRWKFFLLIFAAIIAAASLLYTNYLVKNLSKVERTKAEVWAMSTKSIMTMPDVDDEFITFVYSVRDSLAVPAIITDEKENIVFWRDLDSTKTNIKTTSKDSTNHHLEYDPHYFEKQLNFMKKSHAPIILKLDNGAKWMVYYKDSWFLQQLRVFPYIQLSLIAIFLIIGYTVFNSIRKSEQNLVWVGLTKEAAHQLGTPISSLMGWVELIKLKFDAENDETLNEMENDIKRLEIVADRFSKIGSTPVLHNANVYEVIASYIRYFKVRTSDKIIFELVGDKHVEAKLNIPLFDWIIENLLKNAVNAIASEGKITVKISENIAKEEIFIDISDTGKGIPRSNFETVFQPGFTTRKRGWGLGLSLTKRMVHYHQGHIFVKDSEIGKGTTFRIILKSNLTYEPTEI
- a CDS encoding hotdog fold thioesterase; protein product: MIWFQNYSTEQINSILDQYMTGLLEIKAVAIDDNSITATMPVNNKTRQPFGILHGGASVVLAESIGSIASNLILDPNVQKGVGLEINANHLRPVATGFVTAVCTAVHIGKQTHIWDVRISDESGNLNCISRLTVAIIPK
- a CDS encoding DinB family protein, whose product is MNPLKSDEYPAVYSTYIETVVGDVMEVLEEQILSFPAFLDTIPEEKGDYRYAEDKWSIKEVIGHILDNERIMAYRALRFSRNDMKELLGYDQEYFIQNSRYGERTLASLSKEFVHLRKANMFLFENFSEPELERKGMASERLTSVKALLYVIAGHLNHHRIIIQERYFNSNNVHDLVSELQH
- a CDS encoding DUF4091 domain-containing protein, with amino-acid sequence MKKSFYCLLFGLFIYAQLGYSQRINELKDPKAPQTTEKWNNLKEKSNFAFSTANYSYSKTNPPTVETWSKSWNTKAWKGEKVHTQLVFWSNQNHDKIEVSSSPLRNNEAQEIGTKDIAIGYISYVMTDLAGDLKNGCGISQVLDSALVADRITNQSTFEYDKNTTRPLWLSIQVPRDAAAGIYKGSITLKGTNYNTTIPYTVEVLTHVLPEAKNWAYHLDLWQNPYSIARQHKVELWSSAHFNAMKPYYERLRDAGQKNITASIINDPWNGQTYDKYQAMIKWTKKRDGSWSYDYSIFDKWVSFMREIGISEYINCYSMIPWNMNFQYFDETSGNYQILKVKTDDPKYREHWLPLLKDFARHLKQKGYFEWTTIAMDERPLEDMKRAIAIIKEADPQFKSSLAGAYHPEISDNFADYSITLGEDMAPEVLKARKDKGYKTTVYTCCSEIFPNTFTNSGYQEATWLAWHSVQRGFDGYLRWAFDCWNTNPNQDTRYGTWLGGDTYFVYPNNMTSIRFEKLIEGIQDAEKIRILRDQLTPAQLEKLNKAIAGFTNKNIIQNAIPKQIKEAKAILNSL